A genomic segment from Roseibium algicola encodes:
- a CDS encoding acyl-CoA dehydrogenase family protein has translation MDLGMTERVRPLIEQVRQMVETEIAPLDREYHEEVGRHPSGDRFRMTERQLEILNSLKATAKERGLWNFWLTDSEKGFGLTTVEYAYLAEEMGKVGIAAEVFNCNAPDTGNMEVLERYGTEAHKEKWLKPLLRGDIRSAYLMTEPDVASSDATNIALTAVRDGDAWVLNGDKWWATGAGDPRCALYIVMAATDPAAHKHSRHSMFLIPADAEGIEVLRPMHVFGADDAPHGHMHIRFTNVRVPQEDLVLGEGRGFEVAQGRLGPGRIHHCMRAIGQAEKALELLCKRAMGREAFGKKLMDLGANYDIIANARMEIEMARLLCLKAAWVMDTQGTRAAQPWISQIKVVAPLTALKVVDEAMQVHGAAGISQDFPLAAMWTHLRTLRFADGPDAVHRRQVARTELRKYSNGKL, from the coding sequence ATGGATCTTGGAATGACCGAACGGGTGCGGCCGCTGATCGAGCAGGTGCGCCAGATGGTGGAAACCGAAATCGCCCCTCTCGACCGGGAATATCACGAGGAAGTCGGCCGTCATCCCTCCGGTGATCGGTTTCGGATGACGGAGCGCCAGCTTGAAATTCTGAACAGCCTCAAGGCCACGGCCAAGGAACGCGGGCTCTGGAATTTCTGGCTGACGGACAGCGAAAAAGGCTTCGGCCTGACGACCGTGGAATACGCCTATCTGGCCGAGGAAATGGGCAAGGTCGGCATTGCCGCGGAAGTCTTCAACTGCAATGCCCCCGACACGGGCAACATGGAAGTGCTGGAGCGTTACGGCACCGAGGCTCACAAGGAAAAGTGGCTGAAGCCTCTGCTTCGGGGCGATATCCGCTCGGCCTATCTGATGACGGAGCCCGATGTTGCCTCCTCGGATGCCACCAACATCGCGCTGACGGCTGTGCGCGATGGCGATGCCTGGGTGCTGAATGGCGACAAGTGGTGGGCAACGGGTGCGGGCGATCCGCGCTGCGCGCTCTACATAGTCATGGCCGCAACCGATCCGGCCGCCCACAAGCACAGCCGCCATTCCATGTTCCTGATCCCGGCGGATGCCGAGGGCATCGAAGTGCTGCGGCCGATGCATGTCTTCGGCGCCGACGATGCGCCGCACGGCCACATGCATATCCGCTTCACCAATGTGCGGGTGCCGCAGGAAGACCTCGTGCTGGGTGAAGGTCGGGGTTTCGAGGTTGCACAAGGACGCCTCGGTCCGGGCCGCATTCACCACTGCATGCGGGCCATCGGCCAGGCGGAAAAGGCGCTGGAACTTCTGTGCAAACGTGCCATGGGCCGGGAGGCCTTTGGCAAGAAGCTGATGGATCTTGGAGCCAATTACGACATCATCGCCAATGCGCGCATGGAAATTGAAATGGCCCGTCTGCTCTGCCTCAAGGCAGCCTGGGTGATGGACACGCAGGGCACCCGCGCCGCGCAGCCGTGGATCAGCCAGATCAAGGTGGTGGCACCGCTCACCGCCCTGAAGGTGGTCGACGAGGCCATGCAGGTGCATGGCGCCGCCGGCATCAGCCAGGACTTTCCGTTGGCGGCCATGTGGACCCACCTGCGCACTCTTCGCTTTGCCGACGGTCCCGACGCCGTCCACCGTCGCCAGGTTGCGCGCACGGAGCTGCGGAAATATTCCAACGGGAAGCTTTGA